The following are encoded together in the Peromyscus leucopus breed LL Stock chromosome 1, UCI_PerLeu_2.1, whole genome shotgun sequence genome:
- the LOC114685768 gene encoding zinc finger and SCAN domain-containing protein 5B-like: protein MATNTTRDSLPSEQTPSPTSQDRNSEKEEYSPEVWHLKFRAFSPSEQSDPVQDLKRISELCYQWLRPDLNSKEEILDQLVLEQFMISMPPELQALVKESGVKSCQELEKMLRDGGKPQHWSIIHSQGQLYLLQDPNVEKAEAKEDENDAVDLSQEPLNRDKPNSVLQIPPETEEPSTRQKEEVLLDTVPESKEQEDRRPKQSLGNDLVQERDETSVLSPQDPEPTHGSDSVRGEDVKMPQEDTNTDAVTRSTHVLERRDLAAHTDLQSLSSSNGDKVPTCQGVASCVDRTEDGQLGLATLRPVEPVDHLAGQAKFVCSECKKSFLYRSQFIIHQRSHTGERPFECSVCKKGFVQSSDLWVHKRIHRGEKPYVCSICSKRFTHKSTLRVHLRIHTKEKPYECEHCGKCFNHKGNLSVHLGTHSDSRPHRCKECDKAFRQQGTLKRHMKIHSR from the exons ATGGCTACCAACACGACTCGAGACAGCCTCCCCTCAGAGCAGACACCATCACCTACATCCCAGGACCGGAATTCAGAAAAAGAAGAATATAGTCCTGAGGTCTGGCACTTGAAGTTCAGAGCTTTCAGCCCCTCAGAGCAGTCAGACCCCGTCCAGGATCTGAAGAGGATCTCTGAGCTGTGCTATCAGTGGCTGAGACCAGACCTGAATAGCAAGGAGGAGATCCTGGATCAGCTGGTGTTGGAGCAGTTCATGATCTCCATGCCTCCCGAACTGCAGGCCTTAGTGAAGGAGAGCGGAGTGAAGAGCTGCCAAGAGTTAGAGAAGATGCTGAGGGATGGCGGGAAACCTCAACATTGG TCCATAATCCACTCCCAAGGACAGTTATACCTCCTTCAGGATCCCAATGTTGAGAAGGCAGAAGCCAAGGAGGATGAAAACGATGCTGTGGATTTGTCCCAGGAGCCTCTCAACAGAGACAAGCCCAACTCAGTGCTGCAGATCCCGCCAGAGACTGAAGAACCATCCACCAGGCAG AAAGAGGAAGTTTTGCTGGATACAGTTCCTGAGAGCAAAGAACAGGAGGACCGAAGACCCAAGCAGAGCCTGGGGAATGACTTGGTGCAGGAGAGGGATGAGACCTCTGTGTTGAGCCCTCAGGACCCTGAGCCCACACACGGttctg ATTCTGTCAGAGGAGAGGATGTGAAGATGCCCCAGGAAGATACAAATACAGATGCTGTCACACGATCCACCCATGTTCTGGAAAGAAGAGATTTAGCTGCACACACAGATCTTCAGAGTCTCTCTAGTTCCAATGGAGACAAGGTTCCCACTTGTCAAGGGGTGGCCTCCTGTGTGGACAGGACAGAAGATGGGCAGCTAGGGCTTGCTACCCTACGACCTGTAGAGCCTGTTGATCATCTCGCTGGCCAGGCTAAGTTTGTGTGCAGTGAATGCAAGAAGAGCTTCCTGTACAGGTCTCAGTTCATCATCCACCAGAGgtcacacacaggagagagacccTTTGAGTGCAGCGTGTGCAAAAAGGGGTTTGTGCAATCCTCAGACCTTTGGGTCCACAAGCGTATCCACAGGGGTGAAAAGCCTTACGTGTGCAGCATCTGCAGCAAGAGGTTTACCCACAAGTCCACCCTTCGGGTTCACCTTAGGATCCACACAAAGGAGAAGCCTTATGAGTGTGAGCACTGTGGAAAATGCTTCAACCACAAAGGCAACCTCAGTGTCCATCTGGGAACCCACAGCGACTCAAGACCTCACAGATGTAAGGAGTGTGACAAGGCCTTCAGACAGCAGGGGACTCTGAAACGACACATGAAAATCCATTCAAGATAG